In Chryseobacterium geocarposphaerae, the following are encoded in one genomic region:
- a CDS encoding MFS transporter, protein MGLDKRILPLAIGGLGIGTTEFTVMGLLPDIAKSLQISIPEAGHLISAYAMGVVIGAPILIGYSVKFPPKKVLITLMVIFTLFNALSAIAPDYTTMLIIRFLSGLPHGAFFGVGTVVAARMAGKGKEAFYISLMFTGLTVANLAMVPLVTYIGHTFHWRWYFAIVAVIGLLTLISLKLWLPVLEKKEDSHFLEELKFLKSRQSWLVLLITAIGFGGLFTWFSYITPLMTIVAGIKESQMAYVMILAGGGMVVGNLVGGYISDRMSPEKTCILLIFLMMSALAGVFFLSDNQTAALILTFVCGALSMSVSAPINIMMMKAAPKSEMMAAAFMQAAFNIANAMGAFLGGIPLEHGFSFNYPSLVGVGMTFIGLVIALRYKYLYGSQQRGEDDLAVECVSCDK, encoded by the coding sequence ATGGGATTGGATAAAAGAATTTTGCCGCTTGCAATAGGAGGTTTAGGAATTGGAACTACGGAATTTACGGTGATGGGGCTCCTTCCTGATATTGCGAAATCACTTCAGATCTCGATTCCTGAAGCAGGACATTTAATTTCTGCTTATGCAATGGGAGTTGTAATCGGAGCACCTATTTTAATAGGATATTCTGTAAAGTTTCCTCCTAAAAAAGTGCTGATTACATTAATGGTGATTTTTACCTTATTCAATGCTTTATCGGCGATTGCACCCGATTATACAACCATGTTAATTATCAGATTCCTGTCCGGATTGCCACATGGAGCATTTTTCGGGGTGGGAACCGTAGTTGCAGCCAGAATGGCAGGGAAAGGAAAAGAAGCATTTTATATTTCTTTAATGTTTACCGGCCTTACCGTTGCCAATCTCGCAATGGTTCCACTGGTTACTTACATTGGCCATACCTTCCATTGGAGATGGTATTTTGCGATTGTAGCTGTAATTGGATTATTAACTTTAATCTCTTTAAAACTCTGGCTTCCTGTCTTGGAAAAGAAAGAAGACAGTCATTTTTTGGAAGAGCTGAAATTTCTTAAAAGCAGACAGTCATGGCTGGTTCTGCTGATTACAGCAATAGGTTTTGGAGGACTATTTACATGGTTCAGTTATATTACGCCTTTAATGACAATTGTAGCAGGAATTAAAGAAAGCCAGATGGCTTATGTAATGATACTTGCAGGAGGCGGAATGGTGGTTGGAAATCTTGTTGGAGGATATATTTCCGATAGAATGAGCCCTGAAAAAACCTGCATATTATTAATATTTTTAATGATGTCTGCATTGGCAGGAGTGTTTTTCTTGTCGGACAACCAAACGGCAGCATTAATATTGACTTTTGTTTGTGGAGCATTATCAATGTCGGTTTCAGCACCTATTAATATCATGATGATGAAGGCGGCACCTAAAAGTGAAATGATGGCGGCAGCATTTATGCAGGCAGCATTTAATATTGCGAATGCGATGGGAGCCTTCCTGGGAGGTATTCCTTTGGAGCACGGATTCTCTTTTAATTATCCATCATTGGTGGGAGTCGGGATGACTTTTATCGGATTAGTGATTGCCTTAAGGTATAAATACTTATACGGTTCACAACAGCGGGGAGAAGATGATCTTGCAGTGGAATGTGTATCGTGTGACAAATAA
- a CDS encoding tetratricopeptide repeat-containing sensor histidine kinase, whose product MFTLLSIFLLMFWGNTMSSQTTNTTSATVEDVRVETKKLKKAMDTKNEPAQADSYYNIGETFFNSGNFPKSEEYYTKAKNLYEKLNDKPNIEKATRRLAQSQEKQNKITPAISNYSRVAQMGYSEKSKAVNSNDVTRLSSPTPELRAEAIQSNINLSKKENEQGDLAESYSQLADVNLKQKDVSSAEENLNTAYKISKREAPQQALAINQKLADLYVENKNFEKAIEAKKKVLKEDFVKENSQEKVNQIQELADIYIKKNDPKEAVDLLKNAYGIALDKGHTLEAQRSVKKLDSLYAISGNIDASVQLYRDFLGKLPNLVSKDRSLVDNKILEDTEQRISQLEKERELKDELIRKKNVFNYSLIGALVLLTGLIVFIFRTLKKVQTKNKKIALQSLRREMNPHFIFNSLNSVNHFIATNNELEANQYLTKFSKLMRGVMENSTEDFIPFQQELDLLQNYLALEKTRFADKFDYEIDVDESLNTQSLKVPGMLVQPFLENAIWHGLRYRTTKGFLKLIFEKENQYLKITIEDNGIGIEESKKQKTEHQKNREGRGMKNTLERIALLNDLYHQEIQCKITDKKDEKGVLVEVTYKLINL is encoded by the coding sequence ATGTTTACACTTCTTTCAATCTTTTTACTGATGTTTTGGGGAAACACAATGTCTTCCCAAACCACTAATACTACCTCTGCTACGGTGGAAGATGTACGGGTGGAGACAAAGAAGCTGAAAAAAGCAATGGACACAAAAAATGAACCTGCCCAGGCAGATTCTTATTATAATATTGGTGAAACCTTTTTTAACAGCGGGAACTTTCCGAAGAGTGAAGAGTACTATACCAAAGCGAAAAATCTGTATGAAAAACTTAATGACAAGCCAAATATTGAAAAAGCAACCCGCAGATTGGCCCAGTCACAGGAAAAACAAAATAAAATAACCCCTGCCATCAGCAATTATAGCAGAGTGGCACAAATGGGCTACAGTGAAAAAAGTAAGGCCGTTAATTCTAATGATGTTACCAGGCTTTCTTCTCCTACACCAGAGCTTAGGGCAGAAGCTATCCAGAGTAATATTAACTTAAGTAAAAAAGAAAACGAACAAGGTGATCTTGCAGAAAGCTACAGTCAGCTGGCTGATGTAAATCTTAAACAGAAAGATGTTTCCAGTGCCGAAGAAAACCTGAATACAGCCTATAAAATTTCTAAAAGAGAAGCCCCGCAGCAAGCTTTGGCCATCAATCAGAAACTCGCAGATCTTTACGTTGAAAACAAAAACTTTGAAAAAGCTATTGAAGCTAAAAAGAAGGTTTTGAAGGAAGATTTTGTAAAAGAAAACTCACAGGAAAAGGTCAATCAAATACAGGAACTGGCGGATATTTATATTAAAAAAAATGATCCGAAAGAAGCAGTGGATCTGTTGAAAAATGCCTATGGAATTGCTTTGGATAAAGGTCATACGCTGGAAGCTCAAAGAAGTGTAAAAAAACTGGACAGCCTGTATGCCATTTCAGGAAATATTGATGCTTCCGTTCAACTGTACAGAGATTTTCTGGGGAAACTTCCCAATCTTGTTTCCAAGGATAGAAGTCTCGTAGACAATAAAATCCTGGAAGATACCGAACAACGAATTTCACAGCTGGAAAAAGAAAGAGAATTAAAAGATGAGCTTATCCGTAAGAAAAATGTATTCAACTATAGTTTGATCGGAGCTTTGGTTTTGCTTACCGGATTGATTGTTTTTATTTTCAGAACCCTGAAAAAGGTTCAGACAAAGAATAAAAAAATTGCTCTTCAGTCTTTGCGCAGAGAGATGAACCCGCATTTTATCTTTAACAGCCTGAATAGTGTTAATCATTTTATTGCGACCAATAATGAACTGGAAGCCAATCAGTATCTGACAAAATTCTCCAAGCTGATGCGTGGCGTGATGGAAAATTCTACTGAAGATTTTATTCCTTTCCAGCAGGAGCTTGATCTTCTTCAAAATTATCTTGCTTTAGAAAAAACACGTTTTGCAGATAAATTTGATTATGAAATCGATGTTGATGAATCCTTAAATACCCAAAGTTTAAAAGTTCCCGGAATGTTGGTACAGCCATTTTTGGAAAACGCAATCTGGCACGGGCTTCGTTACAGAACGACAAAAGGATTTTTGAAATTAATTTTTGAAAAGGAAAATCAATATTTGAAAATCACGATCGAAGATAACGGAATCGGAATTGAAGAAAGCAAAAAACAAAAAACCGAACATCAAAAAAATCGTGAAGGCCGCGGAATGAAAAACACACTGGAAAGAATTGCTCTTCTGAATGACCTGTATCATCAGGAAATTCAATGCAAGATCACTGATAAGAAAGATGAGAAGGGAGTTCTTGTGGAAGTTACCTATAAATTGATCAATTTATAA
- a CDS encoding SIMPL domain-containing protein: MKLKLFLLIGILTLGSFVNAQTQEVKKNAIEVTGVAEMEVEPDEIIFSIGIKADNKNDLADNEKKLFETLKNAGVKNEDIKFKSMYQNIYSKTAKFTKSYQFKASTKSSLSKIFEDLNQKWVSSLNIAEVKNTKIADFRKAVKINALKATKEKADYLLESMGKKTGNALEIIEIEDYTSDMIMPAAYKGRASNIQLEMADAPVDYSFDNIENIKLKYSIKTRYEIL; the protein is encoded by the coding sequence ATGAAATTGAAACTTTTTTTATTAATCGGAATTTTAACTCTTGGAAGCTTTGTAAATGCACAGACACAAGAAGTAAAGAAAAATGCAATTGAAGTAACAGGTGTTGCGGAAATGGAAGTAGAACCGGATGAAATCATCTTCAGCATCGGAATAAAAGCAGACAATAAAAATGATCTGGCAGATAATGAGAAGAAGTTATTTGAAACCTTAAAGAATGCGGGAGTAAAGAACGAAGACATTAAGTTCAAATCAATGTATCAGAATATTTACTCTAAAACAGCCAAGTTTACTAAAAGCTATCAGTTTAAAGCCAGTACAAAATCAAGTCTGAGTAAAATTTTTGAAGACCTGAACCAAAAATGGGTAAGCAGCCTGAACATCGCAGAGGTAAAGAATACTAAAATTGCAGATTTCAGAAAAGCAGTAAAGATCAATGCTCTGAAAGCCACTAAAGAAAAAGCAGATTATTTATTGGAAAGCATGGGTAAAAAGACAGGAAATGCTCTTGAAATTATAGAAATAGAAGACTACACCAGCGATATGATCATGCCTGCAGCTTATAAAGGAAGAGCAAGCAATATCCAGCTGGAAATGGCTGATGCTCCGGTAGATTATTCTTTCGATAACATTGAAAACATCAAGCTGAAATACAGCATCAAAACAAGATATGAAATCCTTTAA
- a CDS encoding SIMPL domain-containing protein (The SIMPL domain is named for its presence in mouse protein SIMPL (signalling molecule that associates with mouse pelle-like kinase). Bacterial member BP26, from Brucella, was shown to assemble into a channel-like structure, while YggE from E. coli has been associated with resistance to oxidative stress.), protein MKKLTLTFLLIMVSFLSLSKAQVGGNQIYRDRNNNDYPTPKNLPEFINTNTYFATDSTLIITVKVLMNKTADQYKLTLGLNEEAATPKIAIENINRRISGFMKRISSMGIKDNDIFVDFISQTKIYDYNVNKDSQTAIQKMDGFETKKNIIITVNKHSMIEKLISEASDFQIYDVIKVDYISSDIDKIQEELLKEAYSVFDKKKENYFKLFKKEIIGNPTASSGFTYVFPKSQYQNYTAFESANVTYGYDSKYVRKEERKSKTFYYDGTDYTGFDKVINNADPEVGIQYIMNLNVKYDLKKNKGN, encoded by the coding sequence ATGAAAAAACTAACTCTTACTTTTTTACTCATTATGGTATCTTTTTTAAGTCTTTCAAAAGCACAGGTTGGAGGAAACCAGATCTACAGAGACAGAAATAACAACGACTATCCCACTCCCAAAAATTTACCTGAATTCATCAACACCAATACCTATTTTGCTACCGATTCAACCTTAATTATCACCGTAAAAGTATTGATGAACAAAACGGCAGACCAATATAAACTTACACTGGGTTTGAATGAAGAAGCAGCCACTCCAAAAATTGCCATTGAAAATATCAACAGGAGAATCAGCGGTTTTATGAAAAGAATATCCTCAATGGGCATCAAAGACAATGATATCTTTGTAGACTTTATATCTCAGACCAAAATCTATGACTACAACGTCAATAAAGATTCACAGACTGCCATCCAGAAAATGGATGGATTTGAAACCAAGAAAAACATCATTATTACGGTAAACAAACACTCAATGATTGAAAAACTGATCTCTGAAGCTTCAGACTTCCAGATCTATGATGTTATTAAGGTAGATTATATCAGTAGTGATATTGATAAAATCCAGGAAGAACTTCTCAAAGAGGCTTATTCAGTTTTCGACAAAAAAAAGGAAAATTATTTTAAACTGTTTAAAAAGGAAATTATTGGAAATCCCACCGCTTCTTCAGGCTTTACTTATGTTTTCCCAAAAAGCCAATATCAGAATTATACAGCTTTTGAAAGTGCCAATGTTACGTATGGATATGATTCAAAATATGTCAGAAAGGAAGAAAGAAAATCTAAAACCTTTTATTATGATGGGACAGATTATACCGGCTTTGATAAAGTAATCAATAATGCTGATCCGGAAGTGGGTATACAATATATCATGAACCTCAACGTAAAATATGATCTGAAAAAGAATAAAGGAAACTAA
- a CDS encoding vWA domain-containing protein, translating into MTTLKILALAAVTAFSSSGNIPENRSTKSNVESHLPAQKITVIPANSTLKDNKIQVALLLDTSNSMDGLIDQAKSRLWNIVNTLTTLKYNGKSPQIEIALYEYGNDGIRDENYIRQVAPLTQDLDLVSEKLFGLRTNGGSEYCGAVIRDASANLNWDSNDKSMKLIYIAGNEPFDQGRINYKEVISNAKRKNIYTNTIFCGNRDEGIQTFWQNGASLGGGKYFNIDSDRKVLYIETPYDSKISECNAKLNNTYIYYGNHGSEYRLKQITQDKNAESQSASNLVERAVAKSKKNAYKNDHWDLVDKAEKDAGFIANVKESELPAELKGKSKEEIQKTITAKSAEREKIQKEIEELSKKRQNYIDEEMKKRGSSDSDDLGKAIEKSVLELAKKNGYSL; encoded by the coding sequence ATGACAACTCTAAAAATCTTAGCACTTGCAGCGGTTACAGCCTTTTCAAGTTCCGGTAATATTCCGGAAAACCGCTCTACAAAAAGTAATGTTGAAAGCCATTTACCGGCACAAAAAATAACAGTGATTCCGGCCAACTCAACCTTAAAGGACAATAAAATTCAGGTTGCTCTTTTACTGGATACCTCCAATAGTATGGACGGATTGATTGATCAGGCAAAATCCAGACTGTGGAATATTGTAAATACGTTGACCACTTTAAAGTACAACGGAAAATCTCCCCAGATTGAAATTGCATTGTACGAATACGGAAATGACGGAATTCGTGATGAAAACTACATCCGGCAGGTTGCACCGTTGACCCAGGATCTAGATCTGGTTTCGGAAAAGTTATTCGGATTAAGAACCAACGGCGGAAGTGAATATTGCGGTGCCGTTATTCGTGATGCTTCTGCCAATCTGAACTGGGACAGCAATGATAAAAGTATGAAACTGATTTATATTGCAGGAAATGAACCTTTTGACCAAGGAAGAATTAATTATAAAGAAGTGATTTCCAATGCCAAAAGAAAGAATATCTACACCAACACTATTTTCTGCGGAAACAGGGATGAAGGCATCCAGACGTTCTGGCAAAACGGAGCATCTTTGGGAGGTGGAAAATATTTCAATATCGACAGTGACAGAAAAGTACTCTATATTGAAACGCCCTACGACAGCAAAATTTCCGAATGCAATGCAAAGCTGAATAATACTTATATCTATTACGGAAATCACGGTTCGGAATACAGACTAAAGCAGATTACGCAGGATAAAAACGCCGAATCCCAGTCAGCATCCAACTTAGTGGAAAGAGCCGTTGCCAAATCCAAAAAGAATGCTTACAAAAATGACCATTGGGATCTGGTAGATAAAGCTGAAAAGGATGCCGGATTTATTGCCAATGTAAAAGAAAGTGAACTTCCTGCCGAACTGAAAGGAAAAAGCAAGGAAGAAATTCAAAAAACGATCACGGCAAAGTCTGCCGAACGTGAAAAAATCCAGAAAGAAATTGAAGAATTGTCTAAGAAACGTCAGAATTACATTGATGAAGAAATGAAAAAAAGAGGAAGTTCAGATTCTGATGACCTTGGAAAAGCGATAGAAAAGTCGGTTCTTGAGCTGGCAAAGAAAAACGGATATAGTTTATAA
- a CDS encoding SpoIIAA family protein, whose translation MITVIPEAPENVAAFNATGEVTKEDFENLVFPVVKQKVDHFHELNYLLYLDTDIDKFTVGAWLKDALLGLKNLANWNRAAIVTDKKGVQNFTDIFSVLMPGEFKSFPKGNLYNAMYWCKNGNEVEV comes from the coding sequence ATGATAACAGTTATTCCAGAAGCTCCTGAGAATGTTGCAGCTTTCAATGCAACGGGAGAAGTAACGAAAGAAGATTTTGAAAACCTTGTATTTCCTGTGGTAAAACAAAAAGTAGATCATTTTCATGAACTCAATTATTTGCTTTATCTGGATACAGATATTGATAAATTTACCGTGGGAGCTTGGCTTAAAGATGCGCTTTTAGGGTTAAAAAATTTAGCCAACTGGAACAGGGCCGCCATTGTAACAGACAAAAAAGGGGTTCAGAATTTTACCGACATTTTCAGTGTTCTGATGCCGGGTGAATTTAAATCCTTTCCAAAAGGGAATCTTTACAACGCCATGTACTGGTGTAAAAATGGCAATGAAGTAGAAGTATAA
- a CDS encoding AraC family transcriptional regulator, whose product MKIQKEIIEFEKDKSFKLFSPSLKNCFFWHYHPEIELVYVEASKGIRHVGKDISSFVNSDLLLIGSNVPHLNFDYGIQTECKQLVLQMKENFLHNLILSIPEFENIKKLLDRSYLGLSFSGKTKETIVEKLHMIKDQNTFESLMGLIEILQILARSTEVKELNSEDTRIKWFLNDKIRMGTIYSYIHENYDKKPNVNEIAQTVSLSTPAFCRYFKKQTNMTFTDFVNNYRINQAQISLLKDYSVTEVCFHVGFESLSYFNKLFKHHTGKTPSEFKKKHLSNIVESI is encoded by the coding sequence ATGAAAATCCAGAAAGAAATCATAGAATTTGAAAAGGATAAATCTTTCAAGCTTTTTTCCCCTTCTCTTAAAAACTGCTTTTTCTGGCATTATCACCCTGAAATTGAGCTTGTTTATGTAGAGGCATCAAAAGGAATACGCCATGTGGGAAAAGATATTTCAAGCTTTGTAAACAGTGATCTTTTGTTAATCGGATCCAATGTTCCGCATCTTAATTTCGATTATGGAATTCAAACTGAATGTAAACAGCTGGTTTTACAGATGAAAGAAAACTTTCTTCATAATCTTATCCTTAGCATTCCTGAGTTTGAAAATATTAAAAAGCTTTTAGATCGTTCGTATCTCGGGCTGTCTTTTTCCGGAAAAACCAAAGAAACGATTGTTGAAAAGCTTCATATGATTAAAGATCAAAATACTTTCGAATCTTTAATGGGATTAATTGAGATTTTACAAATTCTGGCCCGGTCTACCGAAGTTAAAGAGCTCAATAGTGAAGACACGCGGATAAAATGGTTCCTGAATGATAAAATCAGGATGGGTACCATCTACAGTTATATTCATGAAAACTATGATAAAAAGCCTAACGTAAATGAAATTGCACAAACCGTAAGTTTAAGCACTCCTGCCTTTTGCCGTTATTTTAAAAAGCAGACGAATATGACTTTTACCGATTTTGTAAATAATTACAGAATCAATCAGGCACAAATATCTTTATTAAAAGATTACTCTGTGACAGAAGTTTGTTTTCATGTGGGATTTGAGAGCCTTTCTTATTTCAATAAACTGTTCAAACATCATACAGGAAAGACTCCTTCAGAATTTAAGAAAAAACATTTGAGTAATATTGTTGAATCGATATAA
- a CDS encoding lipocalin family protein, whose product MKTFQKIAIPVSIGVLGLMLLNSCSVGIPKGATAVKNFNAEKYLGKWYEIARFDYKFEKDMDNVTATYSQNPNGTIRVENKGYNYVKKEWKQSVGEAKFVKDKSEARLKVSFFKPIWAGYNVIDIDENYQYALVAGSSLKYLWILSRTKDIPESIRQRFLEKAKKIGYNTDELIWVRHN is encoded by the coding sequence ATGAAAACTTTTCAAAAAATTGCTATTCCCGTTTCAATAGGTGTTTTAGGATTGATGTTATTGAATTCATGTTCTGTTGGAATTCCTAAAGGAGCTACTGCCGTGAAAAATTTCAATGCAGAGAAATACCTTGGAAAATGGTATGAAATAGCCCGTTTCGATTACAAATTTGAAAAAGACATGGATAATGTAACGGCAACATATTCTCAAAATCCGAATGGGACGATTCGTGTTGAAAATAAAGGTTATAATTACGTTAAAAAAGAATGGAAACAATCTGTCGGGGAAGCAAAATTCGTGAAAGATAAAAGTGAGGCCCGGTTGAAAGTGTCATTCTTTAAGCCGATTTGGGCAGGCTATAATGTCATTGATATTGATGAAAACTACCAGTATGCTTTAGTGGCTGGAAGCAGTTTAAAATATCTTTGGATTCTTTCCAGAACAAAAGATATCCCTGAAAGCATCCGACAACGTTTTTTAGAAAAAGCAAAAAAAATCGGCTACAATACGGATGAATTGATTTGGGTAAGACATAATTAA
- a CDS encoding NAD(P)/FAD-dependent oxidoreductase encodes MDLKSNEPFWLLKNGLVNSYPSLKSNEECEVLIIGGGITGSLIAHQMIKDGYKTILIDKREICNGSTSATTSMLQYEIDIPLFELIEKIGEKGAVESYKACSDAIDKIEKLSKEIKSDAGFTRKESLYFASKKKDVERLKKEFDARKKAGFKVQWMEAGEVSKKFGFENTYGGILSKQGASIDAFRFAHELFEINIRRGLRVFDKTEMIKVEYHKGFNIATVDSGFQIKAKKIVYCIGYESASIIKEHFVNLKSTYAVVSEIAPKQGKRVDSTLVWNTDDPYMYMRTTDDGRLLIGGGDEDFYNAKKRDALLNKKEKEILKTLAKIKPAYQFYTDFVWAGTFGETKDGLPYIGTHEEFKNSYFVLGFGGNGITFSVIGMDMVSLFMKGKKHLLSKYFKFGR; translated from the coding sequence GTGGATCTTAAATCAAATGAACCGTTTTGGCTTTTAAAAAATGGATTGGTCAATTCATACCCTTCCCTGAAATCGAATGAAGAATGTGAAGTTTTAATTATCGGAGGAGGAATTACAGGGAGTTTAATTGCTCACCAAATGATAAAAGATGGTTATAAAACAATCCTTATTGATAAACGTGAAATATGCAATGGAAGTACCTCAGCAACCACTTCAATGCTGCAATACGAAATTGATATTCCTCTTTTTGAATTGATCGAAAAAATAGGAGAAAAAGGAGCCGTTGAAAGCTATAAAGCTTGTTCTGATGCTATTGATAAGATTGAAAAGCTTTCGAAAGAGATTAAGTCAGATGCGGGATTTACAAGAAAAGAGTCTCTGTATTTTGCCTCGAAAAAGAAAGACGTAGAGAGATTGAAAAAAGAATTTGATGCCAGAAAAAAAGCAGGTTTCAAAGTACAATGGATGGAAGCCGGTGAGGTATCTAAAAAATTTGGCTTTGAAAATACATATGGCGGAATTCTATCCAAACAAGGGGCAAGTATTGATGCATTTAGATTTGCCCATGAATTATTTGAAATCAATATAAGAAGGGGCTTAAGAGTCTTTGATAAAACAGAAATGATAAAAGTGGAATACCATAAAGGGTTTAATATTGCCACTGTGGACTCCGGATTTCAGATCAAAGCAAAAAAAATTGTTTATTGTATTGGCTATGAAAGTGCAAGCATTATCAAAGAACATTTCGTTAATTTGAAAAGTACCTATGCTGTCGTTTCGGAAATAGCTCCAAAACAAGGAAAACGTGTCGACAGTACATTGGTCTGGAATACGGATGATCCCTATATGTATATGCGGACAACAGATGATGGCAGATTACTGATAGGCGGAGGAGATGAAGATTTTTATAACGCGAAAAAACGTGATGCTCTTTTAAATAAGAAAGAAAAAGAAATTCTTAAAACCTTAGCAAAAATAAAACCTGCTTATCAGTTTTATACAGACTTTGTCTGGGCCGGAACTTTCGGAGAAACAAAAGATGGTCTTCCATATATAGGAACCCATGAAGAATTTAAAAATTCTTATTTCGTTCTTGGTTTTGGCGGAAACGGGATTACTTTTTCTGTAATAGGGATGGATATGGTCTCATTGTTTATGAAAGGTAAAAAACACCTGCTTTCAAAATATTTTAAATTTGGAAGATAG
- a CDS encoding LytR/AlgR family response regulator transcription factor — protein MKIKAVIVDDELIAREVLRSYLTKYCPQVEILGEAENIKEAVPLIAEKQPQLVFLDVEMPFGNAFDVLEATKDFSYETIFITAFSQYSLQALNKSASYYILKPIDIQELILAVNKVSESLQNKEELNRNKVLLENLKLKPEKQQLILPTLQGFDVVKTEDIVRLQADGNFTQVYLTDGSKKMVCRFLKHFDDILESPFVRVHRSHIINTRFVKSYHKSGTATLSDETEIEVSGSFKDHFLKIFS, from the coding sequence ATGAAAATAAAAGCCGTAATTGTAGACGATGAACTCATCGCAAGAGAAGTTTTACGAAGCTATCTTACCAAATATTGTCCGCAGGTTGAAATTCTTGGCGAGGCTGAAAATATTAAAGAAGCAGTACCATTGATTGCTGAAAAGCAGCCTCAGCTGGTATTCCTGGATGTAGAAATGCCCTTCGGAAATGCTTTCGATGTGTTGGAAGCTACAAAGGATTTTTCCTATGAAACCATTTTCATCACTGCGTTTTCTCAATATTCTCTACAGGCTTTGAATAAATCGGCAAGTTATTATATTTTAAAACCTATTGATATTCAGGAGCTTATTTTGGCGGTCAATAAAGTGTCTGAAAGTCTGCAAAACAAAGAAGAGCTCAACCGGAATAAAGTTCTTCTTGAAAACCTGAAGTTAAAGCCTGAGAAACAGCAATTAATTCTTCCAACCCTTCAAGGTTTTGATGTAGTGAAAACTGAAGATATTGTCAGACTTCAGGCAGACGGAAACTTCACCCAGGTTTACCTTACGGACGGTTCAAAGAAAATGGTCTGCAGATTTTTAAAGCATTTCGATGATATACTGGAAAGTCCTTTTGTGAGAGTTCACCGTTCACACATCATCAATACCCGTTTTGTGAAATCTTACCATAAAAGCGGAACGGCAACACTTTCAGATGAAACGGAAATTGAGGTTTCAGGCAGTTTTAAAGATCATTTTCTTAAAATTTTTTCCTAA
- a CDS encoding DUF7832 domain-containing protein: MHKYDDASWHYGGDFPEGLPEKNGATHTGMFLNWCITHGLISDELKEDHQEEIEKLKRREITGAEFVMEALDGKFSEYDLNDFGNSFAKDYYVDDTDFGNRFSSFADDYINLFDAKAEENDYEYETFYHIEDTHENYDLMKQIIDHRFEEWKEWKEYKSLN; this comes from the coding sequence ATGCATAAATATGATGATGCTTCGTGGCATTATGGAGGGGATTTTCCGGAAGGACTTCCTGAAAAAAACGGAGCAACCCACACCGGAATGTTTCTGAATTGGTGTATTACCCATGGTTTAATTTCTGATGAATTAAAAGAAGATCACCAAGAGGAAATTGAAAAATTAAAAAGAAGAGAAATTACAGGTGCAGAGTTTGTGATGGAAGCTCTTGATGGAAAGTTTTCCGAATATGACCTCAATGATTTTGGAAATAGTTTTGCTAAAGATTATTATGTGGATGATACCGATTTCGGAAACAGATTCAGCTCATTTGCTGATGACTATATCAATCTTTTTGATGCTAAAGCGGAAGAAAACGATTATGAATATGAGACTTTCTATCATATCGAAGACACCCACGAAAACTATGATCTCATGAAACAGATTATAGATCACCGTTTTGAAGAGTGGAAAGAGTGGAAAGAGTATAAAAGTTTGAATTAA